The Primulina eburnea isolate SZY01 chromosome 13, ASM2296580v1, whole genome shotgun sequence genome includes a region encoding these proteins:
- the LOC140810951 gene encoding uncharacterized protein, whose protein sequence is MVNYFTEAETHGATIDDGTQVSMILESLPPTFLQFKSNYVMNKLNYNMTQLLNELQTFEAISIGKVQEGETNVVENKPSSSKSSLKKKNKWKGKGIQKKQKNWKSSNDRKKGNTAKPKGKCFHCGIDGHWKRNCPKYLADLKEKKKDT, encoded by the exons ATggttaattacttcactgaagCTGAAACTCATGGTGCTACCATAGATGATGGTACACAAGTGAGTATGATTTTAGAATCATTGCCTCCTACTTTCCTGCAATTTAAGAGCAACTATGTCATGAATAAGCTCAATTATAACATGACACAATTGCTCAACGAGTTGCAAACCTTTGAGGCTATTTCCATTGGAAAAGTTCAAGAAGGTGAGACAAATGTTGTCGAGAATAAGCCATCTTCCTCCAAATCTAGTTTGAAAAAGAAGAATAAATGGAAAGGAAAGGGAATTCAGAAAAAGCAAAAGAATTGGAAGAGTTCCAATGACAGAAAGAAAGGCAATACTGCAAAGCCCAAAGGAAAATGTTTTCACTGTGGGATTGATGGTCACTGGAAGAGAAACTGTCCCAAGTATCTCGCTGACCTAAAAGAGAAGAAGAAAG ATACTTAG
- the LOC140809597 gene encoding uncharacterized protein, translated as MAMGDMANLWGYEEYHEAEQLGHKLLVTSLEIEKLKAEAKEEVRKNKELIYLLKFTLRERDEAKNQLQNLLNTTEKNLPSIPHFHVDSPIPKPAAKANSSVTESNSLSETYNYHSHGSSPVDCFFDSVPSPEFTNINFVVSNNPLVQEPRCTIPNSRVTSEVMPRFDEGSFVIDNLVRGRPLPQQGRFLQAVLDAGPLVHTLFMAGPLPRWRNPPQLQPAQIPPVSIKGCDTDIFAQKPPANSGLLPQRLLNLQPFPQMSCGSSQVFSAPMLSFSNVASGSCLNNSSAMPSGLNVSSCVPFGKRQRLC; from the exons ATGGCGATGGGGGATATGGCAAATTTATGGGGATACGAAGAG TATCATGAAGCAGAGCAACTGGGGCACAAGCTTCTTGTAACGTCCCTCGAAATCGAAAAGTTGAAGGCCGAAGCGAAGGAGGAAGTGAGGAAGAACAAGGAGTTAATCTACCTACTAAAATTTACCTTAAGAGAAAGGGATGAAGCCAAAAATCAACTCCAAAACCTGCTCAACACCACTGAAAAGAACCTACCCTCCATTCCCCATTTCCACGTCGATAGCCCTATCCCAAAACCTGCAGCAAAGGCCAATTCAAGCGTAACAGAATCCAATAGTCTCTCAGAAACATACAACTACCACTCACACGGGTCCTCCCCTGTGGACTGCTTTTTTGATTCTGTCCCGTCACCTGAATTCACAAACATCAACTTTGTTGTCAGCAACAACCCTTTGGTCCAAGAACCAAGGTGTACTATTCCTAACAGCCGTGTCACGTCCGAGGTTATGCCAAGGTTCGACGAAGGCTCGTTTGTGATAGACAATCTTGTGAGGGGGAGAccattgcctcaacaagggagGTTTCTGCAGGCTGTTCTTGATGCCGGGCCACTTGTTCACACGCTTTTCATGGCTGGGCCGCTGCCTAGGTGGCGGAATCCTCCACAGCTTCAGCCGGCTCAGATTCCTCCAGTGTCGATCAAAGGATGTGACACCGATATTTTCGCTCAGAAACCGCCAGCTAATTCAGGACTTTTGCCTCAAAGATTACTAAATCTTCAGCCTTTCCCACAGATGTCTTGTGGGTCGTCCCAAGTTTTTTCAGCACCTATGTTGAGTTTCTCTAACGTGGCGTCCGGATCATGTCTGAATAATAGTTCTGCGATGCCTTCTGGGTTAAATGTTAGTTCCTGTGTCCCTTTTGGTAAGAGACAGAGGCTATGCTAA